The window CTCAATCGCCTCCCGTAGCCAGGTCGTACTTCTCTCAACAGACTCGTACATCTTTTGCGCCTGCCGACCAGCATTGCGaaacaccaaaacccaccTGTCCTCGCCCAGCTCTTTACGGAGCGACTCGGCAtctttctccagcttcttaTAGCTGGCATCCAAatccgccctcctcatctccaactcctcacAAGCAGTAGGAAACGTATCCTCGGCCCTCGCCTCAAAAACCGAAAGCCTCATGGGCAAGAAGTCAAGCGAAGCCCTAAGCGGCTGCATCCTCGCGAAAAGCGCCAACAAGCTCGAATCGTCCTGCGAAATCCCCATCGCCCCAGGACTCGGCGACCCAGGACTCAGAGGGAACGGAGGCAGACTAAACCGAttgctctgctgctgctgctgctgctgctgctgctgctggtgtccCACCGGCAGCCTCAACCCCCCGGGCGTCGTATCCTCAGCGATAGTATCcagctcccctccctcctcggccccaaACACGCTCTTgtgcctcctctcctccatctcaaaaACCAACCTGCTCAACTCGTTCAGCTCATTCTCGAtatcccccaacaccatgtTCCacaactcctcccactccatcGCAATCTCCACCTGCGCCTTGACATTGTGCAGCGTCTTGCGCATCAGCCCCCACTCCTCCAGGATAGCCTCCATCTgcgccaccgccctcctgAGATCATCCGCCGACACGGCCGCAATGTCCTCCCTAGCCTGCAGTTCCTCAATCGCGCCGACATAGACCTTAATCAACTCCTCGAACCGAATGATGGCGttttccacctcttccaccccctcgcGACCCCCAGCGGCGGCCCACTCGACGTCATCTTCGCTTTCCAGACCGCCAATTACCTCGGACGCTTTGGAGATCCACCCCCGGATTTGTTCCGCCGCGCCGATGAGTGCCCTGGTGGCTACTTGGGCTGTTGGAATGGCCGAGACTTTGCTAGACAGAGATTCAGCATCTGGGAGTTGCAACGATGTTAGTTGCGCCAACTGGTTGGCAAACGAGGCTCGAGATAACGTGTAAATCGACCCGGGCCGTTGCAGACCCAGCGGGTTAAATGCAATCGAATCCGGGTTGAAAACGTCTCCAGAAGGCGGGGTGGCTGGACTAAACGTGCGCgacgttgttgtcgttggaGGCGTATCTTttgccggcggcggaggtggaaTTTCTGGCGtctgcggtggtggcggcggtcgGGTATCCCTCGCGATATGCTCCTCCCTTGTATCCAACTGCGCCTTCACCCCATTGCCATTGGTGTGGTCAGGCAGACGATATTTATTCGTGTCCATTTCCAGCGGTTCTGTGGTAGTAATTTCTGGGAGCAGCTCTGGTTTTGGGTATGATGATAATTCTTGTTCGATACTCGGGGACGGAAAAGCGGGCGACTCGAGGGCcggtttgttgttgttgttgttgctgtgcgACGATTTGTCCGACTTGAGGCTCGATCTCGAGGGGATTCGGATGATGTGACCCTTCCAGGGTCTACCCCTCCGTTCAATGACGGCAGCTGCGGAGTTGACCTGGTGTCCCTGGTCTAGTTTCCTAAGTTGCTCCTCTGGAAGACGGCCGATAtcttgatggatgggaggagggggcgaggcGGTTTTGCGGGAGGAGCCAAAGCCGAGGGCTTTTAATCGCGCTGCTAGGCCTGGAGACGGCTTTCTTGCGCGATGGACTGATGCTGAAGGGCCGGGAGTGGTAGCCCGGGAAGAGGTTGCAGTGTCGTCTGCCGATAGCTGTTGCTGAGATTGGgcttgtttttgttgttgttgcgggtTAGTGTTGTTAGTGTTAGTGGTAGTGTTTGGCGGGTCGCCGTTGTGGCGatcgctggtggtggtgctggtacCGTTACCGACGTGGTGTTGATCCGTCGTCTCGTACGCGCGAAGGGGCAAAAGATCGGGTGACTCGGACACGTCCGTCGCCGTGATAATCGGAGCGGTGAGTTCGTGATGGCTACTGCCTGGGGCAGCAGTAGTAGCAAGAGCCGTCATTCGGAACACTGGCTCGACTGAgctccctctttttttttttacggGCACTTGGACGGCAGCCGACAGCGACAGAGCGTTCTAGCTTGGCGGCGTCAGAGGGTGCGTATGCGAGCTGCGTTCTGCGTCTTTTCCCCATAaaaatcccccccccccccagggTCGGCTCTGGTCTGAATTCGCGATGGAGCGCAGTTTGCCTTGCGTTAGTGGTTGGATGACACGCCGCAGAGGGGAATTCTGCCGGGTTTCAATCGTGGTGTGTGGCAGCAAATGGCAGTGGGCCGATGCAAATGAAGAGACAAGTGACTGGTCGACAGCATCCCGTTTTGATCAGCAAGGTAGGTGCGATGTTATGAAGGCTGCTTCCAAAGAGAAATGGTTGGAAAGGGCAGAGCAGAGCCGaacagagcagagcagagcaaaTAGAGCAGAACAGAGCAGGCCCAAAAGGCCGACAGAAGTGCCAGAGGGGGCCAAGTTTATTATTATTAAAAGGGAACAATTCCCAGAGGCCTGTCTCGCCTCCTCTAGCTTGGGGGGTGTTAATCTTGTGCTGGGTGCCCTTCGGGAACCCGCAGTCGCGTTCGATGGGATCGTCCAATGAGCCCGGCGCCTTCCATGAGTGTTACCTTGCTCTCCAGATATTTACTGTGTAGTCCCCCAGAGCGCTCTTGACGATATCACAAAAAGCGAAGTTACAAGGTCGCAATATTCAGTGACTTCCAGAGCACAAGCACTACCCGATGACGGCAGTTCGCCAGCCCGGACGGGCGACGGGTGCTGAAACGCTTGATGGGGGCACAGGGATTCTAGAAGATTAAACCTATTTCCGGTATGGTCGGCAAGCCAGGGGCCCCTTTCTAGCGTTGCGGGAACCACATGCTCGGGCCAAGGTTGggcctctcttcttctgtcgGCTGACGAGGCAGAGGGAATATATATCATGAAGAGATGACGATCGGCTTCACTTCTGCGGCCTGTCACTGAAGACACAGCAGCTAGGTCAAGCTCATGCAGCTGTCTTTTGTTTGCAAAGATCAGACGCTTCTGCTAATAATTACCTCACATAAGGTAACCATCAAGACGGGCCGCTGATGGCCGCTGCGGAGAGCAAAGAGAAATGCTGCAATGCAACCTGGATGGATGCTCCCGAGTCTGCATTGCAGTCAAACAGAACACCAATCATTGGCTTCAGCCGAGGTCAAAGTCGTGAAGAGATATTGAGAGATTCAAAAGAGAGAGATGCTCACCAGAGATCCAGACGTCTAGACCACTGCTCAACATCAGATGAAATGGAGACAGACGCCCAGATGTCGTAATGAAAAGAAGCCAGCCAGGTATGCACGTGgccttctcaacatctcctcGCGTTGCCGGGGCGTTGCTCCGTGGCGAGAATGACAGAAAAGCATTACGAGACATTCCGCGGCTTCCGCTGTCAAGATCAAAGGGGTTCGTCAGTGATCGCAGGCTTCTCGCCGGTTGCTCTTGTGTCAGGAaacaaaaaataaaaaagctTCGGCGGGGTTCGAGCTATGTGAACCAACGCGTTGGCAGTGGACCgtgtcctcctcatctccccacCTTCCGTGTCGCAGACCAGGGGGTGGGCCATCGGTCCCCAATCCCCACCGGCGCTGCATCAAGCCATCGGGCCCCTTGGGCGAGAGCAGGCGAGACAGTCACAGGCAATTCTACCGCATGAAGTTATCTCATTTCTTCTGCCTgcccaccctcgcccaacCTGCCTGCCCACAGAAATACCACACACAGCGGAATCGCCTGGACCTCgcttttttcccttttgcctatccatcccccctcaccgGAAAACCCTCCCGAAAAACCCAGACGTTCAGTGTCTGAGACTTGCCTCCCGTTGTGCGTTGAGCCGTCTCTTGTTTACTTTCTGCCTCAATCAACCACCAACGACAGCCACTCGCCCACTGGGCTCCCTGCCGTGGAACAACACACTTTGCTCTGTTCAAGACGCTGCAACAGCCTTCCTACCAGACAGAAAGAAACGACGTCATCGCCGACGATCGCTCTTGGTATACCGGAATAGGCACACTCCGGCCTATGGCCTTTTACCTCTCGTCCTCACTCGATATCAAGATGGCAGCTGCTTCTGGTGAGCCCGCCAGCGGACGCTGTGCCTCTCCTCCGCTCGACAAAGCTCCCGG is drawn from Podospora pseudocomata strain CBS 415.72m chromosome 1 map unlocalized CBS415.72m_1, whole genome shotgun sequence and contains these coding sequences:
- a CDS encoding uncharacterized protein (COG:S; EggNog:ENOG503NZZT), producing MTALATTAAPGSSHHELTAPIITATDVSESPDLLPLRAYETTDQHHVGNGTSTTTSDRHNGDPPNTTTNTNNTNPQQQQKQAQSQQQLSADDTATSSRATTPGPSASVHRARKPSPGLAARLKALGFGSSRKTASPPPPIHQDIGRLPEEQLRKLDQGHQVNSAAAVIERRGRPWKGHIIRIPSRSSLKSDKSSHSNNNNNKPALESPAFPSPSIEQELSSYPKPELLPEITTTEPLEMDTNKYRLPDHTNGNGVKAQLDTREEHIARDTRPPPPPQTPEIPPPPPAKDTPPTTTTSRTFSPATPPSGDVFNPDSIAFNPLGLQRPGSIYTLSRASFANQLAQLTSLQLPDAESLSSKVSAIPTAQVATRALIGAAEQIRGWISKASEVIGGLESEDDVEWAAAGGREGVEEVENAIIRFEELIKVYVGAIEELQAREDIAAVSADDLRRAVAQMEAILEEWGLMRKTLHNVKAQVEIAMEWEELWNMVLGDIENELNELSRLVFEMEERRHKSVFGAEEGGELDTIAEDTTPGGLRLPVGHQQQQQQQQQQQSNRFSLPPFPLSPGSPSPGAMGISQDDSSLLALFARMQPLRASLDFLPMRLSVFEARAEDTFPTACEELEMRRADLDASYKKLEKDAESLRKELGEDRWVLVFRNAGRQAQKMYESVERSTTWLREAIESGLHLTSPPAMSKKIENYEARKTHYGEAIERLLTIIDKGVKDRFTINGEISRLHTEMRAKWEGLKRQIAELDLVLEEIQQERKSQQLRDSVSSILSNGRSTIQSAHETPESSPPSSVIMSSQPASSQTNIRISKSRSTSGGSSLPQPSSRRMSSLPTPSHSSITRKPVAARMSTLSVPSREGSATPTGNRTSRPPSSLSNRPKWNASTNTSDVDTGHNFKPLTLTTPSPYAKKTPTPVRSTSALTPSSSSSKLPTLRSPLGRASSASPLPEDDLMTTPKSHSRLSFRERLASTPGPYAQRPRLASSATMAGLNRDRRASMMPSSRPLEQSPDAAARPASSMAGMMGGSNGRRSSLLPLPRESGGDFRRSTSGLVTGRASPQAVEGARVAMGLGSRNKSAMGNRTVDSQERKDTRPRWRG